From a single Streptomyces sp. NBC_00377 genomic region:
- a CDS encoding NAD(P)/FAD-dependent oxidoreductase gives MSEPSNPARTAVVLGGSHAGMLAARALAGVAERVVVVERDALPDGPAPRKGLPQARHAHMLWSGGVRAVEELLPGVTEALRAAGARRTPVTTDMVVMGARGWFRRWPESHHVILAGRDLLDATIRAQVLMDDRIELLSGAEVLGLEGDAGTVTGVRVRARGSQERVVSGGLVVDATGRGSRAGRWLEELGLPAVERREVDAGLAYASRLYRAPEQARSGYPVVNVQPDPREDVPGRAGFLLPIEDGHWIVTLNGTRGGEPSAADDDFLRFAREELRHPVIGQLLEQAEPVSGVSFTRATVNRRHFYERMPAWPENFVVVGDALAAYNPLYGHGLAVAAQSAVILRDVVRRRGWGAAGLSRRIQKAVARPVGTAWDLAVGQDVFCEGATEEGPTARDRLVAAYVGRLMLTATGNGRIARRVTDVTSLERGPEVLLSPSVLLAAALGPLKPALNGPPLTGDELKRAGLE, from the coding sequence ATGAGTGAGCCCTCCAACCCCGCCAGAACCGCCGTAGTCCTGGGGGGATCCCATGCGGGCATGCTCGCGGCACGCGCACTGGCCGGCGTCGCCGAACGGGTCGTCGTCGTCGAGCGGGACGCGCTGCCCGACGGGCCCGCCCCCCGCAAGGGCCTGCCCCAGGCCCGCCACGCCCACATGCTGTGGTCGGGCGGGGTACGGGCGGTGGAGGAACTGCTGCCGGGCGTCACCGAGGCCCTCCGGGCCGCCGGCGCCCGCCGGACGCCGGTCACGACGGACATGGTGGTCATGGGGGCACGCGGCTGGTTCCGCCGCTGGCCCGAGTCCCACCACGTGATCCTGGCCGGCCGCGACCTCCTGGACGCGACGATCCGCGCCCAGGTCCTCATGGACGACCGGATCGAACTGCTCTCCGGTGCCGAGGTCCTGGGCCTGGAGGGCGACGCGGGCACGGTCACCGGGGTACGGGTGCGGGCACGGGGTTCCCAGGAGCGGGTGGTGTCCGGTGGGCTGGTGGTCGACGCGACCGGGCGGGGGTCGCGGGCCGGGCGGTGGCTGGAGGAGCTGGGGCTGCCCGCGGTGGAGCGGCGTGAGGTGGACGCCGGGCTGGCGTACGCCAGCCGTCTCTACCGCGCGCCCGAGCAGGCCCGCTCCGGCTACCCGGTCGTCAACGTGCAGCCCGACCCGCGCGAGGACGTGCCGGGGCGGGCGGGGTTCCTGCTCCCCATCGAGGACGGCCACTGGATCGTCACCCTGAATGGCACCCGGGGCGGCGAGCCCTCGGCCGCCGACGACGACTTCCTCCGCTTCGCCCGCGAGGAACTGCGCCACCCCGTCATCGGGCAGCTCCTCGAGCAGGCCGAGCCGGTGTCCGGGGTGTCGTTCACCCGCGCCACGGTCAACCGCCGCCACTTCTACGAGCGGATGCCGGCGTGGCCGGAGAACTTCGTCGTCGTCGGGGACGCCCTCGCCGCGTACAACCCGCTCTACGGCCACGGCCTCGCCGTCGCCGCCCAGAGCGCGGTGATCCTTCGGGACGTGGTGCGCCGGCGCGGGTGGGGCGCCGCCGGACTGTCCCGGCGGATCCAGAAGGCGGTGGCCCGCCCGGTGGGCACCGCGTGGGACCTCGCCGTCGGCCAGGACGTGTTCTGTGAGGGCGCGACGGAGGAAGGGCCCACGGCCCGGGACCGGCTGGTGGCCGCGTACGTGGGACGCCTGATGCTCACCGCCACCGGCAACGGACGGATCGCCCGCCGGGTGACGGACGTGACGTCGCTGGAGCGCGGGCCGGAGGTGCTGCTGAGTCCGTCGGTGCTGCTCGCGGCCGCGCTGGGCCCGTTGA
- a CDS encoding MAB_1171c family putative transporter has protein sequence MNHGLYVSFWLPTVVLGAALAIKLPSILKLWRDPLLRAVGGLLIFACAVFVFAAPKTIAWTNRVTGVPNIAAPWVYSLLTALSASWLLLIIAWRNGRSERSAQTRRATRWVVSVYAAVVVALWVLFALADVPVEQIQDLDTYYANTPFMREEILLYLLAHTVACSVTARLVWNWSRTEGLDAWLRWGLRFLGAGYVTNLLFSAAKLTAVGARWTGHDLDWLNTNIAPSAACIAATLVAIGFIVPHAGQYLQERWRVRRRHRSLKPLSRLMRGVTGAREPFALRATPELRLIRRETFIRDALLQLARHLDDDLRARSYKAAVALGFERGRAQALAAAVTLLDALDARQRALRQPESAEPSAAAEPERPASSTSPTAPSGSSRPDTTYLLREIQAVSHVLRHPDDIQAVRAHAAAPAESMSTHE, from the coding sequence GTGAACCACGGGCTGTACGTCTCCTTCTGGCTGCCCACCGTGGTCCTCGGCGCGGCCCTCGCCATCAAGCTGCCCAGCATCCTCAAACTCTGGCGCGACCCGCTGCTGCGTGCCGTCGGCGGGCTGCTGATCTTCGCCTGTGCGGTGTTCGTCTTCGCGGCCCCGAAGACCATCGCCTGGACCAACCGGGTCACCGGCGTGCCGAACATCGCGGCACCCTGGGTGTACTCCCTGCTCACCGCGCTCTCCGCGTCCTGGCTGCTGCTGATCATCGCGTGGCGCAACGGCCGCAGCGAGCGTTCGGCCCAGACCCGGCGCGCGACCCGTTGGGTGGTCTCCGTCTACGCGGCGGTGGTCGTCGCCCTCTGGGTGCTCTTCGCGCTCGCCGACGTGCCCGTGGAGCAGATCCAGGACCTCGACACCTACTACGCCAACACGCCCTTCATGCGCGAGGAGATCCTGCTCTACCTGCTCGCGCACACGGTGGCCTGCTCGGTCACCGCCCGGCTCGTCTGGAACTGGAGCCGCACCGAGGGCCTCGACGCCTGGCTGCGCTGGGGACTGCGCTTCCTGGGAGCCGGCTACGTCACGAACCTGCTGTTCAGCGCTGCCAAGTTGACGGCCGTCGGGGCCCGCTGGACCGGGCACGACCTGGACTGGCTGAACACCAACATCGCCCCGTCGGCCGCCTGTATCGCCGCCACCCTGGTCGCGATCGGCTTCATCGTGCCGCACGCCGGCCAGTACCTCCAGGAGCGGTGGCGGGTCCGCCGCCGGCACCGGAGCCTCAAGCCCCTGTCCCGGCTGATGAGGGGTGTCACCGGCGCCCGGGAGCCCTTCGCCCTGCGGGCCACGCCGGAACTGCGCCTGATCCGCCGCGAGACGTTCATCCGCGACGCGCTGCTCCAGCTCGCCCGGCACCTCGACGACGACCTGCGCGCCCGGTCCTACAAGGCCGCCGTCGCCCTCGGCTTCGAGCGCGGCCGGGCGCAGGCGCTCGCCGCCGCCGTGACGCTCCTGGACGCGCTGGACGCCCGGCAACGGGCCCTGCGGCAACCGGAGTCCGCCGAGCCGTCGGCGGCCGCCGAGCCCGAGCGCCCCGCCTCCTCCACCTCTCCCACCGCCCCGTCCGGCTCCTCCCGCCCGGACACCACCTACCTCCTGCGGGAGATCCAGGCCGTGTCCCACGTACTTCGCCACCCCGACGACATCCAGGCGGTCCGTGCCCACGCGGCCGCCCCGGCAGAGAGCATGTCCACGCATGAGTGA
- a CDS encoding toxin-antitoxin system, toxin component family protein: MDIAGALGRAARIGSALRRPRTGPAMRELTGDLSAAVRARPGRPAGVRDVCRVLCEEMSARRGGRPVEVRFERFPDEIEVTGLWVEFHDFDLVIVEERAEDVQQLVILGHELWHLHAGHRHHHHGVGTVAAGVLAGRSGWDSLALTVAARNGSREDEEAEADDFGHRLAARFRRYLSDCGPAAAGPDGETAAVQRTLGYRGRRGTAR; the protein is encoded by the coding sequence ATGGACATCGCGGGCGCGCTCGGGAGGGCGGCCCGGATCGGCTCGGCGCTGCGGCGCCCGAGGACCGGACCGGCCATGCGCGAGCTGACCGGCGATCTCTCCGCCGCCGTACGGGCGCGCCCCGGCCGGCCCGCCGGTGTGCGGGACGTGTGCCGGGTGCTGTGCGAGGAGATGTCGGCGCGGCGCGGCGGGCGGCCCGTCGAGGTGCGGTTCGAGAGGTTCCCCGACGAGATCGAAGTGACCGGACTGTGGGTGGAGTTCCATGACTTCGACCTCGTCATCGTCGAGGAACGCGCCGAGGACGTCCAGCAACTGGTCATCCTGGGCCATGAGTTGTGGCACCTGCACGCAGGTCACCGGCACCACCACCACGGCGTCGGCACGGTGGCGGCCGGTGTCCTGGCCGGCCGGTCCGGCTGGGACTCCCTCGCGCTGACCGTCGCCGCCCGCAACGGCTCCCGGGAGGACGAGGAGGCCGAGGCCGACGACTTCGGCCACCGGCTCGCCGCCCGCTTCCGGCGCTACCTCTCCGACTGCGGACCGGCCGCCGCGGGCCCGGACGGGGAGACGGCCGCCGTCCAGCGGACCCTCGGCTATCGCGGGCGCAGGGGCACGGCGCGGTGA
- the arfA gene encoding arabinosylfuranosidase ArfA — protein sequence MRTARLTLDPAFTIGEVNPRLFGSFVEHLGRCVYTGVFEPGHPTADEAGLRTDVLDLVRELGVTAVRYPGGNFVSGYKWEDSVGPAEDRPRRLDLAWRSTETNRFGLSEYIAFLRKIGPQAEPMMAVNLGTRGVAEALELQEYANHPSGTALAERRIAHGDKDPFGIRLWCLGNEMDGPWQTGHKTAEEYGRLAAETARAMRQIDPAVELVACGSSSQSMPTFADWEAKVLTETYDLVDHISLHAYYEPHDGDLDSFLASAVDMESFIENVVATCDHVGAKLKSKKKINLSFDEWNVWYLSRWEEHARTADPADWPEAPRLLEDNYSVMDAVVFGSLLIALLRHADRVTVACLAQLVNVIAPILTEPGGPAWRQTTFFPFAQASKHGRGTVLDVRVDSPTYETARYGEADLLHATAVRADDGTVTVFAVNRSRTEALPLHIGLTGLDLTSVVEHSVLADADPDARNTLADPERVAPHAAEGTALTDGGLTATLEPLSWNVIRLA from the coding sequence ATGCGCACCGCACGACTGACCCTCGACCCCGCCTTCACCATCGGCGAAGTCAACCCCCGGCTTTTCGGCAGCTTCGTGGAACATCTCGGGCGCTGCGTCTACACCGGCGTCTTCGAGCCCGGCCACCCGACCGCGGACGAGGCGGGACTCAGGACCGACGTCCTGGACCTGGTCCGCGAACTCGGCGTCACCGCCGTCCGCTACCCCGGCGGCAACTTCGTCTCCGGTTACAAGTGGGAGGACTCGGTGGGCCCCGCCGAGGACCGTCCGCGCCGCCTCGACCTGGCCTGGCGCTCGACGGAGACGAACCGTTTCGGCCTCTCCGAGTACATCGCCTTCCTGCGCAAGATCGGCCCGCAGGCCGAACCGATGATGGCGGTCAACCTCGGCACCCGCGGCGTGGCGGAGGCCCTGGAGCTCCAGGAGTACGCCAACCACCCGTCAGGCACCGCGCTCGCGGAGCGGCGCATCGCGCACGGCGACAAGGACCCCTTCGGCATCCGGCTGTGGTGCCTGGGCAACGAGATGGACGGCCCCTGGCAGACCGGCCACAAGACGGCCGAGGAGTACGGCCGTCTGGCCGCCGAGACGGCCCGCGCGATGCGCCAGATCGACCCGGCCGTCGAACTCGTCGCGTGCGGCAGTTCCAGCCAGTCGATGCCCACGTTCGCCGACTGGGAGGCCAAGGTCCTGACGGAGACCTACGACCTGGTCGACCACATCTCGCTGCACGCCTACTACGAACCCCACGACGGCGACCTCGACTCCTTCCTCGCCTCGGCGGTGGACATGGAGTCGTTCATCGAGAACGTCGTCGCCACCTGCGACCACGTGGGCGCGAAGCTCAAGTCGAAGAAGAAGATCAACCTCTCCTTCGACGAGTGGAACGTCTGGTACCTGTCGCGGTGGGAGGAGCACGCCCGCACCGCCGACCCGGCCGACTGGCCGGAGGCCCCACGGCTGCTGGAGGACAACTACAGCGTCATGGACGCGGTCGTCTTCGGCTCGCTCCTCATCGCGCTGCTGAGGCACGCCGACCGGGTGACGGTCGCCTGTCTCGCCCAGCTCGTCAACGTCATCGCGCCGATCCTCACCGAGCCGGGCGGCCCGGCCTGGCGGCAGACGACGTTCTTCCCGTTCGCCCAGGCGTCGAAGCACGGCCGGGGCACGGTCCTCGACGTACGCGTGGACTCACCGACGTACGAGACCGCCAGGTACGGCGAGGCGGACCTGCTGCACGCCACCGCCGTGCGCGCCGACGACGGCACGGTCACGGTGTTCGCCGTCAACCGCAGCCGTACCGAGGCACTCCCCCTCCACATCGGTCTGACCGGCCTCGACCTGACCTCGGTCGTCGAACACAGCGTGCTCGCGGACGCCGATCCGGACGCCCGCAACACCCTCGCCGATCCCGAGCGGGTGGCCCCGCACGCCGCCGAGGGCACCGCGCTGACGGACGGTGGCCTCACCGCGACGCTGGAGCCGTTGTCGTGGAACGTGATCAGGCTGGCTTGA
- a CDS encoding GbsR/MarR family transcriptional regulator — MPGGRLTQQERQQIASGLADGLAYAEIARGLDRPTSTITREVMRNGGPTAYRADLAHRATERRAHQRRPAAPRGTQAAPPAHGRDAEAVREYEETLTTVFIQSGLPKMMARVLVCLYTTDTGSLTASELVQRLQVSPASISKAITFLESQGLARRERDDRRRERYVIDDDVWYQATVASARSLAQVVETSRQGVRILGPDTPAGTRLENIARFVDFVSESTLRAAEQAREVLHTKAEAAPDGSGEQPAEG; from the coding sequence ATGCCGGGAGGCAGGCTCACGCAGCAGGAGCGCCAGCAGATCGCGTCGGGCCTGGCCGACGGCCTCGCCTACGCGGAGATCGCCAGAGGGCTGGACCGTCCCACCTCGACGATCACCCGTGAGGTCATGCGCAACGGCGGCCCCACCGCCTACCGCGCCGACCTCGCCCACCGCGCCACCGAACGCCGCGCCCACCAGCGCAGGCCGGCGGCGCCCCGGGGGACGCAGGCGGCCCCGCCGGCCCACGGTCGCGACGCCGAGGCGGTGCGCGAGTACGAGGAGACGCTCACCACCGTCTTCATACAGTCGGGCCTGCCCAAGATGATGGCCCGGGTGCTGGTCTGCCTCTACACCACGGACACGGGCAGCCTCACCGCGTCCGAACTCGTCCAGCGCCTCCAGGTCAGCCCGGCGTCCATCTCGAAGGCGATCACGTTCCTGGAGAGCCAGGGGCTCGCCCGCCGGGAGCGCGACGACCGCCGCCGCGAGCGCTACGTCATCGACGACGACGTCTGGTACCAGGCGACGGTCGCCAGCGCCCGGTCCCTCGCCCAGGTCGTCGAGACCTCACGGCAGGGCGTCCGCATCCTCGGCCCCGACACCCCGGCCGGCACCCGGCTGGAGAACATCGCCCGCTTCGTGGACTTCGTCAGCGAGAGCACCCTGCGCGCCGCCGAGCAGGCCCGCGAGGTCCTCCACACGAAAGCCGAGGCCGCCCCGGACGGCAGCGGTGAGCAGCCGGCCGAGGGATGA
- a CDS encoding DUF4097 family beta strand repeat-containing protein, with protein sequence MQKFATTAPVSAVLALSAGRIRIIAADRADTTVEVLPADASKARDVKASEQITVQYADGVLRIETAPARNRILGTTGSVDVTVQLPAGSHVEAKAAAAEFRGVGRLGDVVFEGGSGAVKLDEADSARLAGLDADITVGRLNGPGEISTQKGDLNITEAVRGSLALSTRMGDITVGAARGVSASLDAGTGHGRIDNSLKNTDGTPGLVIRATATQGDITARSL encoded by the coding sequence ATGCAGAAGTTCGCCACCACCGCCCCCGTCTCCGCCGTCCTCGCCCTCTCCGCGGGACGCATCCGGATCATCGCCGCCGACCGGGCCGACACCACGGTCGAGGTCCTGCCCGCCGACGCCTCCAAGGCCCGCGACGTGAAGGCGTCGGAGCAGATCACGGTCCAGTACGCCGACGGCGTCCTGCGGATCGAGACCGCGCCGGCGAGGAACCGGATCCTCGGCACCACCGGCTCCGTCGACGTGACCGTCCAACTCCCCGCCGGCTCCCACGTCGAGGCGAAGGCGGCCGCCGCCGAGTTCCGGGGCGTCGGCCGGCTCGGCGACGTCGTCTTCGAGGGCGGCTCCGGCGCGGTCAAGCTCGACGAGGCCGACAGCGCCCGCCTCGCCGGCCTCGACGCCGACATCACCGTCGGCCGCCTGAACGGGCCCGGCGAGATCAGCACCCAGAAGGGCGACCTGAACATCACCGAGGCCGTGCGCGGCTCGCTCGCGCTGAGCACCCGGATGGGCGACATCACCGTCGGCGCCGCCCGCGGAGTCTCCGCCTCCCTGGACGCCGGCACCGGTCACGGCCGGATCGACAACTCGCTGAAGAACACCGACGGCACCCCCGGCCTCGTCATCCGCGCCACCGCCACCCAGGGCGACATCACCGCCCGCAGCCTCTAG
- a CDS encoding ATP-binding cassette domain-containing protein, which produces MTSLAIAANGLRKSYGDKVVLDGIDLAVPEGTVFSLLGPNGAGKTTAVKILSTLVTADAGDLRVGGHDLAADPQAVRAAIGVTGQFSAVDGLITGEENMLLMADLHHLTRAEGRRVAARLLERFDLVEAAKKPASTYSGGMKRRLDIAMTLVGSPRIIFLDEPTTGLDPRSRHTMWQIIRELVRDGVTVFLTTQYLEEADELADRIAVLNDGRIAAEGTADELKRLIPGGHIRLRFTDPAAHRTAAAALRQVTEVTSDDENLALRIPSDGSQHALRSLLDRLDTAGIEADELTVHTPDLDDVFFALTGTAEVPRRPSQPDQPKENVR; this is translated from the coding sequence ATGACCAGCTTGGCCATCGCGGCGAACGGGCTGCGCAAGTCCTACGGCGACAAGGTCGTGCTCGACGGCATCGACCTGGCGGTCCCCGAAGGAACGGTCTTCTCCCTGCTCGGGCCGAACGGCGCCGGCAAGACCACCGCGGTCAAAATCCTCTCCACCCTCGTCACGGCCGACGCCGGTGACCTGCGCGTCGGCGGCCACGACCTCGCCGCCGACCCGCAGGCGGTCCGGGCCGCGATCGGCGTCACCGGCCAGTTCTCCGCCGTCGACGGCCTGATCACCGGTGAGGAGAACATGCTCCTCATGGCCGACCTGCACCACCTGACGAGGGCCGAGGGGCGCCGGGTCGCCGCCCGGCTCCTGGAACGCTTCGACCTGGTGGAGGCCGCGAAGAAGCCCGCCTCCACCTACTCCGGCGGCATGAAACGCCGCCTCGACATCGCCATGACCCTGGTCGGCAGCCCGCGGATCATCTTCCTCGACGAACCCACCACCGGCCTCGACCCCCGCTCCCGCCACACCATGTGGCAGATCATCCGCGAGCTGGTCCGCGACGGCGTCACCGTCTTCCTCACCACCCAGTACCTGGAGGAGGCCGACGAACTCGCCGACCGCATCGCCGTACTGAACGACGGCAGGATCGCCGCCGAGGGCACCGCCGACGAACTCAAGCGACTGATCCCCGGCGGCCACATACGGCTCCGCTTCACCGACCCGGCCGCCCACCGGACCGCCGCCGCCGCCCTGCGCCAGGTCACGGAGGTCACGAGCGACGACGAGAACCTGGCGCTGCGGATCCCCAGCGACGGCAGCCAGCACGCACTGCGCTCCCTCCTCGACCGGCTCGACACGGCCGGCATCGAAGCCGACGAACTGACCGTGCACACCCCCGACCTCGACGACGTCTTCTTCGCCCTCACCGGCACCGCCGAGGTCCCCCGCCGACCGAGCCAGCCCGACCAGCCCAAGGAGAACGTCCGATGA
- a CDS encoding ABC transporter permease: protein MSTPAATRPARVSLAVRDSTTMLRRNLLHARRYPSLTLNLLLTPVMLLLLFVYIFGDVMSAGIGGADRSDYIAYIVPGILMMTIGGTVIGTAVSVSTDMNEGIIARFRTMAVYRGSVIVGHVVGSVLQCVASVLLVGAVAVAIGFRSADATAVEWLAAFGLLVLFGLALTWIAVGMGLASPNAEAAANSAQPLILLPLISSAFIPASTMPGWFRPIAEYQPFTPAIETLRGLLLGTEIGDNGWIALAWCLGLAVLGYRWSAARFNSEQK from the coding sequence ATGAGCACCCCTGCGGCCACCCGCCCGGCCCGTGTCTCCCTCGCCGTCCGCGACTCGACCACGATGCTGCGCCGCAACCTCCTGCACGCGCGCCGCTACCCCTCCCTCACCCTGAACCTGCTGCTCACCCCGGTGATGCTCCTGCTGCTGTTCGTCTACATCTTCGGCGACGTGATGAGCGCCGGCATCGGAGGCGCCGACCGCTCCGACTACATCGCCTACATCGTCCCCGGCATCCTGATGATGACCATCGGCGGCACCGTCATCGGGACCGCGGTGTCCGTCTCCACCGACATGAACGAGGGCATCATCGCCCGCTTCCGCACCATGGCGGTCTACCGCGGCTCGGTGATCGTCGGGCACGTCGTCGGCAGTGTGCTGCAATGCGTCGCCAGTGTCCTCCTCGTCGGCGCCGTCGCCGTCGCCATCGGCTTCCGGTCCGCCGACGCCACGGCCGTGGAATGGCTGGCCGCGTTCGGGCTGCTCGTCCTCTTCGGCCTGGCGCTCACCTGGATCGCGGTCGGCATGGGCCTGGCCAGCCCGAACGCCGAGGCCGCCGCGAACAGCGCCCAGCCGCTCATCCTCCTGCCGCTCATCTCCAGCGCCTTCATCCCGGCCAGCACGATGCCGGGCTGGTTCCGGCCCATCGCCGAGTACCAGCCGTTCACCCCGGCCATCGAGACCCTTCGCGGCCTGCTGCTCGGCACCGAGATCGGCGACAACGGATGGATCGCGCTCGCCTGGTGCCTCGGTCTCGCGGTGCTCGGCTACCGCTGGTCGGCCGCGAGGTTCAACAGCGAGCAGAAGTAG
- a CDS encoding RrF2 family transcriptional regulator, with amino-acid sequence MRISARADYAVRAVLELAVRQGGDPVKAESIAAVQDIPHKFLEGILGDLRRGGIVDSRRGGGGGYRLARDPAAITVADVIRAVDGPIVSVRGERPTGLSYTGSAQPLLPLWIALRANVRRILEGVTIADIAADALPDPVQALAAEPAAWENP; translated from the coding sequence ATGAGGATCTCGGCACGCGCGGACTACGCGGTACGGGCGGTACTGGAGCTCGCCGTGCGGCAGGGCGGCGACCCGGTGAAGGCCGAGTCGATCGCCGCCGTGCAGGACATCCCGCACAAGTTCCTCGAGGGGATCCTCGGAGACCTGCGGCGCGGCGGGATCGTCGACAGCCGGCGTGGCGGGGGCGGCGGCTACCGGCTGGCCCGCGACCCGGCGGCGATCACCGTCGCGGACGTGATCAGGGCGGTGGACGGCCCGATCGTGTCCGTACGCGGCGAACGCCCGACCGGTCTGTCCTACACGGGTTCGGCACAGCCCCTGCTTCCGCTCTGGATCGCCCTGCGGGCGAACGTCCGACGGATCCTGGAGGGTGTCACGATCGCCGACATCGCGGCGGACGCCCTGCCGGACCCGGTGCAGGCGCTGGCGGCGGAACCGGCGGCCTGGGAGAACCCGTAG
- a CDS encoding DUF4360 domain-containing protein, translated as MASGLLLGGAVAALITAAIPTHNSSPVFDNPPPDKIVIDVATVNGSGCPAGTAAVAVSEDNTAFTVTYSDYLAQVGGGSNPTAFRKNCQLNLIVHVPSGFTYAIAKADYRGYASLQSGASAVQRASYYFQGSSQTVFKNHNFSGSYNDNWQATDSTDWAQLVWAPCGVQRNFNINTELRVNAGSSSPSKVSFMTMDSTDGDLSTVYHMAWQQCPGK; from the coding sequence ATGGCAAGTGGGCTGCTCCTGGGCGGTGCGGTCGCCGCTCTCATCACCGCGGCGATCCCCACGCACAACTCGTCCCCCGTGTTCGACAACCCGCCCCCGGACAAGATCGTCATCGACGTCGCCACGGTGAACGGCTCCGGCTGTCCCGCGGGCACGGCGGCCGTCGCCGTCTCCGAGGACAACACCGCCTTCACCGTGACCTACAGCGACTACCTCGCCCAGGTGGGCGGGGGTTCCAACCCCACGGCGTTCCGCAAGAACTGCCAGCTCAACCTGATCGTCCACGTCCCGTCGGGCTTCACGTACGCCATCGCCAAGGCGGACTACCGTGGCTACGCCTCGCTCCAGTCCGGCGCGAGCGCCGTGCAGCGGGCCTCGTACTACTTCCAGGGCTCGTCGCAGACGGTCTTCAAGAACCACAACTTCAGCGGCTCCTACAACGACAACTGGCAGGCGACCGACAGCACCGACTGGGCCCAACTGGTCTGGGCGCCCTGCGGAGTCCAGCGCAACTTCAACATCAACACCGAGCTCCGGGTGAACGCGGGCTCGTCCTCGCCGAGCAAGGTCAGCTTCATGACGATGGACTCCACCGACGGCGACCTCAGCACGGTGTACCACATGGCCTGGCAGCAGTGTCCGGGTAAGTAG
- a CDS encoding intradiol ring-cleavage dioxygenase: MTDTSDARRSVARRTVLVASGATAAALAVGAAATPEAPVADAADTTPVAAAAVCTLTREMTEGPYYLDGQYVRPDITEGKPGIPLKLTLTVVDDDTCVPLSNALVEVWHADHLGEYSGFVGANGHSEPDDGTFLRGGVLTNSSGVADITTIYPGWYVGRCIHVHIKVHTNVTLTPDGSFTGGQELHTGQLYFSETITTAVSRLSPYSANRVTRTTLARDSVYDGGGAASGLLTLTALGSSASSGYAGTLTLGVER, translated from the coding sequence ATGACAGACACTTCAGATGCGCGCCGCTCCGTCGCGCGCCGCACCGTGCTCGTCGCCTCGGGCGCGACCGCAGCGGCCCTGGCCGTAGGCGCCGCTGCCACGCCCGAGGCCCCCGTCGCCGACGCGGCCGACACCACCCCCGTCGCCGCCGCGGCCGTCTGCACCCTCACCAGGGAGATGACCGAAGGCCCCTACTACCTCGACGGACAGTACGTCCGCCCCGACATCACCGAAGGCAAGCCGGGGATCCCGCTCAAGCTGACCCTCACGGTCGTCGACGACGACACCTGCGTGCCCCTCTCCAACGCCCTCGTGGAGGTCTGGCACGCCGACCACCTCGGCGAGTATTCCGGCTTCGTGGGCGCCAACGGCCACAGCGAACCGGACGACGGCACCTTCCTGCGCGGTGGAGTCCTCACCAACTCCAGCGGCGTCGCCGACATCACCACGATCTACCCGGGCTGGTACGTGGGCCGCTGCATCCACGTCCACATCAAGGTGCACACGAACGTCACCCTGACCCCCGACGGCTCCTTCACCGGTGGCCAGGAACTCCACACCGGCCAGCTCTACTTCAGCGAGACGATCACTACCGCCGTCAGCAGGCTCTCCCCCTACTCGGCGAACAGGGTCACCCGCACCACTCTCGCCCGGGACTCCGTCTACGACGGCGGAGGCGCCGCTTCCGGCCTTCTGACCCTGACGGCCCTGGGCAGCTCGGCCTCGTCCGGCTACGCGGGAACGCTGACCCTCGGGGTCGAGCGCTGA